The genomic DNA GCATCAAGACAACTCATATGTGTTTTTAAATGTATTGTTTCATAATTTGTTCCTTCCCATTACCACTATTGACAAATCCATGTACCAAATTTTGTGTCTTTAAATCCCATTATCAGCTGTTTCTAAGTtgaccaagtttttttttgtttatggtccTCTccctcttttcttgtttttatatacttttttcacTCGATTGGTTCAaagtcttctttcttcttcttcctttttgttaacattattGTCTACATGTTTTGAGAGCGAGGTTGTCAAAATTTATTAAGAGATTTAGTCAAATCTTTGTGTAGACCACATGCTTTTTTTCTTAAGATAATTTTTGAGgtataatcataaaaaaacagaggaagaggtaAGAGGATCTTTGTGGGTTTTGAAGATGAGTTCAAGAACTGGAGCCTTTATGCTCCTGATCTTGCTTTTCTTCTACATTTGTTCTGTATCTGCGCTCACAAATACTTTAGACTGTaagtttatgtatatatatatatatatgcagataCAAGCAGCATATAGACGATGAACATCATAATTTCCTAATGGTTTTCATATGGTGCAGCTTCTGCTTTAAGTGGCCTGAAGAGCGAATGGACCAGTTCTCCTGATGGTTGGGAAGGCTCTGATCCTTGTGGAACCAATTGGGTTGGGATTAAATGTCGAAATGACCGCGTCATTTCAATGTAAGAAACtcgatttcttttggtttgtttgctGCTTCTTCCAATAATCCTTGCCGACTTTTAATGTTATGTTGCAGATCACTAGGTAACCTTAACTTGGAAGGAAAGCTTCCTGCTGATATTTCGTTCTTGTCTGAATTGGAGATCTTGTATGTCTTTCTTctactttctatatatatatatattgtttttccattcacataaaaaaagatttgtgttCTCTCATCTTATGATCCAATCTTTTGTAGGGATTTGTCATACAATACTGGATTGTCCGGACCACTTCCACCAAATATCGGTAACCTTAAGAACTTGAAGAGCTTGTAAGGAAACACAATATCGTTAGATCTCTAGTACAACTTATATTTGTACATCTCCTTTGTGTTATCTACTAACTCTCTTTTACTCTCCTGCAGGATTCTTGTGGGATGTAGTTTCAGTGGTGAAATCCCTGAGTCCATTGGTTCTCTAAAAGAACTTATATATCTGTAAGATTTTGTTGCTTCCTATTATTTATAAACACTCTCCTTTTCAATTGCATTGTCTAAACCCATTAGTATTAATCTGTTTTTCCTCCATACAGCTCCCTGAATTTGAATAAATTTAGTGGAACGATTCCGGCTTCCATTGGACGGTTATCGAAACTATATTGGTTCGATATAGCTGACAATCAGATCGAGGGAGAGCTACCAGTTTCTAATGGGACTTCTTCACCTGGACTTGACATGCTTCTTGCAACTAAGCATTTGTACTATATATAATCCCCAAATCTTTCCATTTTGCTTATTATAGTCACTCCTTTTAATCTGACTctccttcactttcttcttgCAGTCATTTTGGGAAAAACAGGCTTTCGGGAAAGATCCCGAAAGAACTTTTCAGCTCAAACATGACTTTGATACATGTGTAAGCTTTCATACTAGatataaaacagagagattgagACTAGTAACTTACAAAGTGACtgcattttttgttgttttatcgATAGTCTCTTGGATGGAAACCAATTCACAGGCGAAATCCCTGAGAGCCTCGGCCTCGTTAACACGCTGACAGTATTGTAAGTAGTAaaagatttgttaattttttttataatcatctTTACTTCCTTAAtatcatgtgtttttttttttctttctttcttctctagaCGCCTTGATAGGAACAGACTAATTGGAGAGATTCCTTCAAGTCTTAATAATCTTACAAGTCTAAACGAATTGTAAGTTGGAGCGACTAAAGATTTGTTATGTATTTGTAAGATATAAGTGAAAAGAGGTAAAAGAGTTTGTAGTTGAATATATTTCAGGTACTTGGCCAACAACAAATTTACTGGTAGTCTTCCAAATTTAACCGCCTTGACCAATCTCTACACATTGTaagttttttctatatttctcaTCCTCTTTTGCTACTCAATCTACCATCACTACCCTTCTCAAACCTTCATTCTCTATCAATCTAATCCCATGACGTGACTGTAATGTAACAGGGATGTAAGCAATAACACTTTGGATTTCTCACCCATTCCATCATGGATCTCCTCGTTACGCTCCCTGTCAACATTGTATGAGCCTTCCtgtctctctttatctcttttcGATCTCTATTTGTATActtactaagaaaaaaaatggtctTCCAGAAGGATGGAAGGGATCCAACTCACAGGTCCAAtaccaagttttctattcagTGCTACTCAGTTGCAGACGGCGTGAGTCACACAATTCTTGAAATTGGTAATCAACTAAAGCTGTGTGAAAAGTGTACTGATTGGGATGCGTTCCTTTTTTTACTTGCGCAGTATCCTAAAACGCAATCAGATAAATGAAACATTGGACTTTGGTACCAACTTTAGCAACCAGTTGGAGTTTGTGGATTTACAATACAATGACATATCTGAGTATATACAACCAACTAAGAAAGAACTTCAAGTAATGTATGTATCCTTATCACAAATCTtatgacatgttttttttttgtcaacctaTTGCTTATGTCTGTTGATACATATGCACAGATTAGCAAATAACCCAGTGTGCCTAGAGGCTGGAAACGGACCGAGTTACTGCTCAGCAATCCAACACAATACCTCTTTTTCTACACTCCCAACAAACTGTTCACCCTGTGAACAGGGCATGGAAGCGAGTACCACATGCCGCTGTGCACATCCATTCATGGGAACACTCTACTTCAGGTCACCTTCCTTTTCAGGGTTGTTCAACTCCACCAACTTCTTAATCCTACAGAAGGCAATCACGGATTTCTTTAAGAAGTTTGATTATCCTGTAGACTCAGTGGGTGTCCGGAACATTAGAGAGAATGAAACTGATCATCAGCTTCTTATAGATCTCCTGGTCTTTCCATTAGGCAGAGAGAGTTTTAATCAGACAGGAATGTCACTTGTCGGTTTTGCGTTTAGTAACCAGACTTATAAGCCTCCTCCGATATTTGGCCCTTATATATTCAAAGCTGCTCTGTACAAGAAGTTCTCAGGTATGATGAAACTGGTCTTACACAACCAAACGGATTTAGTATTTGTTCCATATAAGTTCATTTGCTCTGCTTTGTTTTGCCACAGATGTAGAAGAAGGTTCCAAGTCAGCAAACATGGGCATTATCATTGGAGCAGTAGTTGGTGCTATTGTTCTTCTACTGTTGTTAACAATAGCTGGGGTTTACGCTCTCAGGCAGAAAAAGAGAGCAGAGAGAGCAACGGATCAAAATAATCCTTTTGGTAAGACGAGAAAATTTACTAAGCTACTTACCAAAGCCTCCTCCCTTTACTGGAACCATCCTGAcagctttttcttttgcatgttGCAGCCAAGTGGGATACGAGTAAAAGCAGTATTGGTGCTCCACAGCTAATGGGAGCAAAAGCCTATACTTTTGAAGAGCTGAAGAAATGTACAGACAACTTTTCAGAGGCAAATGATGTTGGGGGTGGAGGTTATGGAAAGGTTTGTTGTGTCTTAAGATATGACCTCAATTGAAAGTAGCAATGAACTTAGTTGAAATTCTGATCCCCAAAATATGATGGTAAAACAGGTGTACAGAGGTATTCTTCCAAATGGGCAACTCATAGCAATCAAAAGAGCTCAACAAGGATCATTGCAAGGAGGGTTGGAGTTCAAGACTGAGATTGAGCTTCTTTCAAGGGTCCATCATAAGAATGTTGTCAGACTCTTGGGATTCTGCTTTGATCGAAGTGAACAAATGCTTGTCTATGAGTACATTTCAAATGGGTCTCTTAAAGACAGTCTCTCAGGTAATATCAAAACTCTATCTTCTTCTGAAGATTTATTGATAGTTCTTGGATGCTGATGAATATGTTAGTAATGCAGGAAAGAGTGGGATTCGATTGGATTGGTCACGAAGGCTTAAAATAGCACTAGGTTCAGGCAAGGGCTTGGCTTATCTTCATGAGCTTGCTGATCCTCCAATTATACACAGAGACATCAAATCAAATAACATCTTACTTGATGAAGATCTTACTGCAAAGGTTGCTGATTTTGGCCTTTCCAAACTTGTGGGAGACCCTGAGAAAACTCATGTGACAACACAAGTTAAAGGAACCATGGTGAGTTTAGAATAAAATCATCctcctttctctgttttttctcatCAGATACATTTTCAACTCACATTTTCTATGGTTTCAGGGCTACTTGGATCCTGAGTACTACATGACAAATCAACTGACGGAGAAGAGTGATGTATATGGTTTTGGTGTGGTGATGCTCGAGTTATTAACTGGTAGAAGTCCAATAGAGAGAGGCAAATATGTGGTGAGAgaggtgaagacgaagatgaacaCATCGAGGAATTTGTATGACCTGCAAGAGTTGCTGGACACGACGATCATAGCAAGCAGTGGGAATCTGAAAGGGTTCGAGAAGTATGTTGATCTTGCTCTGAGATGTGTGGAGGAGGAAGGAGTTAACAGGCCATCAATGGGTGAGGTTGTGAAAGAGATTGAGAATATAATGCAGCTTGCGGGATTAAATCCTAACGCAGATTCAGCAACAAGTTCAAGAACGTACGAGGACGCAATCAAAGGATCAGGTGATCCTTATGGCAGTGAATCGTTTCAGTACAGTGGGAATTTCCCAGCTTCAAAGCTTGAGCCCCAATGATTGATTATNtttttttttttttttttgttattggtaAGTGACTTCATACTTGAAATGCTTGTGAATGTGAGAACTAGCATGATTTGATATACTGTTATGTGGTCACTGTTTATATAGCAGAGGACTGGAGTCAAACTCAGAAGAACCCTCCAGATCATTGGTAATATAGACACCAGTTTTCAAACATTAGAAAAGTAAGTcccatgtgtatatatatattaattcttgTTGAGAACTTTATAGATTTGATTCATCCAGAACACACACAATTTAGTTCCAATACATCAACATTTATGTAAGGGAAGGGAAGATGTTAACAAACtacaaaagaatcaaaagagtAGAGATTCTCTTATGTAAACTAGAACAACAAACGAACTGAATCTTTTAGACTGacttagaaaatataaatagaacTATATTCAGTTtgtccaacaaaaaatataataaaaatagcattatatttctattataggagttttaaatttataaaataactgGCATATTCAATATAGATTGGTATATCCAAAAAGCTAATGCTACTGCTTTTTGTAGCACGTAGAATATATAGATTGGTAGTGAGCTTTTCAACTTAAAGAAAAGATTAGGGAAAAGGCAATGTTTTTAAATCCGACCCGGAAAGCAACCTAGACAACCTTCTGGGTCACCGGGTCACCGGGTCGACCCGATCCAACCGTGGGTTACTAATTTactgaattttaatatatatcatatatatatatatgttttttttttttttgacaacagagAAATcagattagctcaaacgagccaatgtGAAGGAatattgtttacataggtaactGGGTGCGGTAAAGCGCGAACTCGTCGCGCAAGATtgtccgctttaccattctgagaaCGAGGAACGTAGAccacagaaaaagaaacaaattcctCCTTGTCTGTCTGGATGTCCTCCAAATAAGATGCGAAAGCTGGCCACTCGGAaggtgaagacaccatcttcactaagtcagaGCAGTCGGTGAGAAAAACAACAGATTGATTATCCGCCCCGATCATACAACGCATAGCCCAAACAAGGGCTTCAATCTCAGCATGAAGAGGAGATAGGCTACGACGATGATTGGCAGCACCCATAGTTGGGGTATCACCCCACGCCGAAGTACAGAACCATCCTCGACCCGCATAACGatctgttgctttccaagaaccatctacaaaacaaatatagcTCGATAGAGACCTAGGGATCCCTGAGCCCCCACATTCTGGACGCCCTGTTGTAACAGGACCATCTGGAGCTAATACCAGATCATCCACTTGAGCTAAAGCCCAAGCTCGCGCCTCATCCTCCGCTAACCGTAAGATGGCTAGTGGATTAGAATCAAGTTTACCAAAAAGTTTATCATTACgggctttccaaatataccacaaaatccatgggaAAAATTCATGGTTCGGAACATTTGTGAACCGCCAAAAGAGGAAATCCATATTTGTTAAAATAGACTCCGAGGGGAAAAAACCCGGAGCTGTCGGAAAAAGTGACAAAGCCCAAACCTGTTTAGCTGGCGGACATTCAAAAAGAGAATGATTAATCGTCTCCTCCTGAGAACCACACACACCACAGATGGCATCACAACCCATACCGCGTTTGCAAAGATTTGCCGTAACCACTATGCAACCTGAAAGCACTTGCCACATGAAGTGACGAAGCTTTGGTGGACATCTGATTTTCCATACAAAAGCCTTAAGAGGAACAATATCTGGTCCAATTACGTTCAATTCGGAAGGAACCATTAAATTTGAACGAAGAATATGATACCCTGACTTCACTAAATATTTACCACACTTAGTAAAATGCCAGCCAAGGAGATCCGGAGCATCCGGTTGTCTTATCGGCAAGGCAGAAATTATAGCCACATCTTCCGGTACAAAAGTAGCCGTAAGCTGGGCTATATCCCAGGAATAAGAACTCCTGTCAATAAAGTTTGTAACTCGAAGCAAAGGGTCAGAAGGCACCCCTGTGCTTattgctggtctcggggattgagcagggATCCATGGGTCAGACCATACAGAGATGGAAGCACCagatcctacccgtttaataagtcctttattaaccagagagcgagcagaaatcATGCTCCACCACCCATAGGAAGGGGAgtaagatttaattggatccaaagGATCAGAATGTCGATAGTAGCGTCCCTTGAAACCCCGTGCAAAAAGTGAATCCGGTACTGTGATCAAACGTTAGAGTTGCTTCGCCAGCAACGCAGTGTTATAATCATCCAAACACCAAAAACCCAAACCTCCTATGTCTTTACCATGACAGAGTTTATCCCATGCCACCCAGTGTAGCCCGCGTGATTGTCCAGACGAACTCCACCAGAAATTAGAAATTGCACTAGTCAATTTCCACGTAACCGTCTTAGGTAACCGAAAGCACGACATGACAAAAGTAGGAACCACCGTAGCAACAAACTTAATCATTACCTCCTTACCACCTTTGGACAAAAGCCTAGCCGGCCACCCACTAGCCCGAGCTTGCAAACTGTCTTGTACAAACGAAAAATTTTTCGTCTTAGCACCCCCTAAGCTTGCCGGAATTCCTAAGTAGGATCCCATGCCGCCCAAATTTGTGATTCCTAGTTCTCCTTTCAGCTCTTCCCGAAGGTCAGTATCCACCTTATGCCCAAACTGAACCGAGGACTTCTGAAAATTGATTTGCTGGCCTGAAACCCTTTCATACTTCCTTAGGATTTCTAAAACCACCACACATTGCTCCTTCGTAGCCCGACAGAAGAAAAGACTGTCATCCGCGAATAAAAGATGGGAAATGGCAGGACTAGCCATCGAGACCTTAATCCCAGTGAGAAGTTTTAACCGCTCAGCCTTCCGGAATTGAGCAGTAAGCACCTCCGTACAAAGAATGAAAAGGTAGGGCGACAAGGGATCCCCCTGACGCAACCCCCGACAAGGACTAATAGACCCATGAGCCTGGCCATTAATCAAGACCTTATACTGAACCGACGtcacacaaaacataatccatGATATCCATTTGTCGCAAAAACCAAGTTGCCTGAGCAACTGTTCAACAAAAGACCACTCCGTCTTTATAGACATGAACTTCCCCTTACAAGAAGGATTGGTTCGTAGACCATGGAACATTTCCTGAGCAATCAAGATATTATCCGAAATTAAACACCCCTCAACAAATGCGGATTGTGTTTCCAAAACAAGGGATGGCAAAATAGTGTGAAGCCGCTGACACAAAACCTTAGATATAACTTTATAACCAACATTACATAGACTAATGGGTCGTAGCTCCGTCATCCTCGTCGGTTTATCCACTTTCGGAATCAGACATATATTTGTCACATTTAACCTGTCATCAAAACTCCCTTCCTGCATGAAAGAGTTAACCATTAGAACTAGATCAGACTTAACCGTAGCCCAAGCTTTCTGGTAAAAGAGGGCCGTCATACCATCCGGACCCGGAGCCTTATCAGGATGCATCATGAAAAGCGCTTGCTTGATCTCCGCCTCGGTGACCTCGCGGATCAAAAAATCATTTGTCTCTGAAGTGATAGACGGAGTAACCTCGTCTAACATTTCCTGAATATCCGAGGGATCCGACGACGTAAATAAGTCTTGAAAATAAGATACCGCAATTTGTTGAATACCACTCTCCTCTGTCGTCCAAACTCCATGCTGATCATGGAGACCAACAATACGGTTCTGAGCTCGTTGCTGCTTCGTTTGAGCATGGAAATAGCCGGTATTATGGTCTCCAAGTTTCATCCACCGACTTCTACTTTTCTGATACCAATACACTTCCTCATCCCTGTATGCTTCCCGCAGTCGCCAAGTTAACTCCGCAAGTTCATCAACCGTAGTAGCATCATTTTCCTGTGCCGCTgctaatttagattttaattcctCAATTGTCTCGCGCCCGTAAGGTATCTGTGCCTTTCGCCAACGAGAGATCGCCCTCCGACATGTGGTAATTTTATCCATTAGTGTAGAGTTGTCGGCTGAGAGTGTGCCCCAACCTTCTGTAACCGCATCATAGAAACCCTCCTTGTTAAGCCACCATCTATCAAAGCAGAAACCGCTACGACCCCTACTAACCGTATCCTCAATAACCGCGATTAGGGGTTTGTGATCCGAGGCAATCATCGTTAAATATTCTGTAAAAGAATCTTAAAACATATCATGCCATTCCTCATTTGCTAGAGCTTGATCTAATCGGCACCTTATTAGCTTCTTATCTCGCCATCCTCGCCATGAAAGGCTATCCCCGAGAGAAGGGAATTCAAGGAGGCCACAATGTCGAATCATAGTGTTGAAAGGCACAAAAGAAGAGGCATGACGCAATTTTCCACCTCTCTTCTCATGATTATCTTTCagttcattaaaatccccaattaAAAACCAAGGTAAATCCCTGTTTAAACCAATCCGAGTCAATCTCTCCCACACCAAGTCTCGGTTCTTTggaaccggatcaccataaacaaaagtgAGATAGATTAAATTTCCTTTGTACATTAATTCCACATCAATAAGTCTGTTGGAggcaaataaaatgaaacattattaattttattattattaatataaaaaagtgCAAGACCCCCACTACAGCCCATGGGTTCAATTGTTTTTAAATCAgaataaccaaaatgaccaataaaagattccaaaaaagaaaaatgttgcctagtttcagaaagaaacagaaaatcTGGTCTATGTTTCCCCCATAAATCCTTGAAGTATCCAATAGTTGCTTTATTCCCTAACCCCTGGCAATTCCAGCTTAAGATCCTCATTTATTATTCTGTGGTTTAGGTGGCTTGGATCCACCCGCTGCTCCCTTCTCCGTTTCCTGGTTCTTTGGGTTAGGCCCCTCACCACCCGCTTCATTAGACTTCGGTGTAGGGCGTTCCTTTGGAGTGGCACGCAGATAAACATTCAGCTTCTTGGAAGCTGTCCCTTTAAGAGCCAAAGAAGCCTTTTGTTTACGACCCTTCTCCACCACCGGATTAGAAGAAGAGGATGCTTCAATAGGTGCCGATGTATCCATAGAGTCCTCCCCTCCATCAGTCAACCCCTCTCCAACAGTTGCGGAATCCGCACCTAGGCCATCAAAATGAGTATCCAGCCTTTCACTAGCAGGTTCCCCTTCCTTTAGAACTGGGGAATCCGAGGTCTCACTGCCCACCGGAGCTACCACCTGCTCACCAAGACTAACCGAAGCTGCCGCATCAACAGGTTTATCCTCATGACCCCAATCCATCTCATCCTCAAGTTGTAACGTTGATCCACGAACTGTCACCCCTTCAACCTCCTGAGTTACAGGACAAGCGAGAGAAGACGACAGAAGAGCTGGTACTGAAACCCCTGCCTCTATCGGATCCTCCACCAACGTTGCAGTAACCACTGTACCTTGTTCAGACTGCATCTCTGGAACCTGATCCCCATCCACAGCGACAATAGACTCTTGAAAAAGAGGTCTTCTAACCCTGTTTGGGAGTTGAGGGCGAACGCTAACCTCTTGAACCAACAGACTCTGCTCAACAGGATCCATAGAACGACCTTGTGGTTGTTTCTCAACCGGGACCACCACCGAAGCTAGAACATCCGCAGCAACACGAGCCATATGGCGATTATCATTAACTTGAACATAACTGGGCGCATGTTTTGGCTTAGCAAAGGGCAATCCAAATTCACCACCAGACCGAGTGTTACCTCCCGAAGCATGTCGACCTTTAGTTGGTCGTTGTTTCTCAGCATTGTGAGAACCACTTGAACCCTCATCCACCTTTTCCTTGCCCTTCCTCCGATCACTTGTAACCGCACCCTGAAAAGGTCGGTTCCCTTCTTCCTCCATAGAAATAGGATGAGTCTGAACAGGCTTAGCTGATTCCAGTAAGGGGCAGTGATCAGAAGCATGGCACATGCTAGAACACCGTTTGCAAAAGCCAAAGAGTCTCTCATACCTCAGGGtaactgaaacgaccgacctttttttttttaataataaattataaataataatatatataaataaactacaactagtggttccatacccactagccacctaaccacaatcacaatcaacagcggaataacaataccaataacaatatccaataatacccAATAACATTCCAAtatcatagcataagcaatatccaaataccaaacaacaagaaacatgaaaccggcaacctagcaatgtttctaatgactcaactctagcaacctagcaatgccagacaacatccaattgagtccctagaacatcctcctcttcattgccttgattccacgatcacactttgcctttacctgcaccacaaacacaaattgagatgcatgagtatttgataaacactcagtgaggcaatcctcccatctactgggctatacacacaagcaataaggattccaaagttccaaaataagcaacaaacaaacacacaaaccaggaaatcaaacatcgtctcactggaagggaggtgtcgaccgacaccagcctagtgtcgaccaacactggcgcaatggtgtcgaccgacactaccccacagtgtcgatcgatgcccaatttgctggtgtcgaccgacaccaagtggtatcgatcgacactccctctgcaactgcgatccgcgcgaagtcgagagtcgaatctcgctcccaaatctcctccaaatcgtccaatactcaaaacccaagccttatacctccATATGAACCTGTAACAACCAATccccaacaagaaaaacatacaaacaagcaacaacaagcaagaacaagggaatcaaaggcttag from Camelina sativa cultivar DH55 chromosome 2, Cs, whole genome shotgun sequence includes the following:
- the LOC104724304 gene encoding probable leucine-rich repeat receptor-like protein kinase At5g49770, translated to MSSRTGAFMLLILLFFYICSVSALTNTLDSSALSGLKSEWTSSPDGWEGSDPCGTNWVGIKCRNDRVISISLGNLNLEGKLPADISFLSELEILDLSYNTGLSGPLPPNIGNLKNLKSLILVGCSFSGEIPESIGSLKELIYLSLNLNKFSGTIPASIGRLSKLYWFDIADNQIEGELPVSNGTSSPGLDMLLATKHFHFGKNRLSGKIPKELFSSNMTLIHVLLDGNQFTGEIPESLGLVNTLTVLRLDRNRLIGEIPSSLNNLTSLNELYLANNKFTGSLPNLTALTNLYTLDVSNNTLDFSPIPSWISSLRSLSTLRMEGIQLTGPIPSFLFSATQLQTAILKRNQINETLDFGTNFSNQLEFVDLQYNDISEYIQPTKKELQVILANNPVCLEAGNGPSYCSAIQHNTSFSTLPTNCSPCEQGMEASTTCRCAHPFMGTLYFRSPSFSGLFNSTNFLILQKAITDFFKKFDYPVDSVGVRNIRENETDHQLLIDLLVFPLGRESFNQTGMSLVGFAFSNQTYKPPPIFGPYIFKAALYKKFSDVEEGSKSANMGIIIGAVVGAIVLLLLLTIAGVYALRQKKRAERATDQNNPFAKWDTSKSSIGAPQLMGAKAYTFEELKKCTDNFSEANDVGGGGYGKVYRGILPNGQLIAIKRAQQGSLQGGLEFKTEIELLSRVHHKNVVRLLGFCFDRSEQMLVYEYISNGSLKDSLSGKSGIRLDWSRRLKIALGSGKGLAYLHELADPPIIHRDIKSNNILLDEDLTAKVADFGLSKLVGDPEKTHVTTQVKGTMGYLDPEYYMTNQLTEKSDVYGFGVVMLELLTGRSPIERGKYVVREVKTKMNTSRNLYDLQELLDTTIIASSGNLKGFEKYVDLALRCVEEEGVNRPSMGEVVKEIENIMQLAGLNPNADSATSSRTYEDAIKGSGDPYGSESFQYSGNFPASKLEPQ